The Phycisphaerae bacterium sequence GCACCTTGTGAAACGTCTCGTCCTTCGCGAGCGCCTGGTAGTTCGCGGTACCCGTGCACGCCGGCGGCTGCAGAAGCGTGTAATCGCAGAAGCTGATGTAGAGTGAGTAGCCCATCGGCACGGCAAGGAACAACAGGAAGCCCAGCCACCATGGGGCGGTCCAGAGCAGCCCGGTGAGCAGCGTGCGACCCTTGCCGAGCGTGCGGGCGGACCTCATGAGCCGCCTCCGCGATGTCGGGCCGCCTTGCGCTGGTAATCCGCCACGATGCGATCGACGCGCGCCTGTCCCGCCGGCACGGCCGCGTCCACCGTGGACTTGCCGCGCAGCACATCTTCGAGCATGGCGAGCAACTGCGCGGAAGCCTCGGTCCACATTGGCATCGACGGATAGCCGAACGCGTCAGGCGAGCGGGCCATCTCGGCGAAGACGCGAATATGCGGGTTCGGGTGGGCCGCGAAGAAGTCCGGGCCGGGCGTGCGGAACGGCGAGACCTTGCCGTGCAACTGGCACAACTCCTCCAAGTGCGGTTGTTGCAGCAGCCAAGCCAGGAAGACCATGGCCTCATGCGGCTGCTTCGCGCCGCGCGGGATCACGAATACGTCCGCACTGGCAAAGACATTTCGCCGTTCGCGGGAAACGGATGGAAACGGTGCCACGCCGTAGTCGAGATCCGGCGTGTATTTCGCGGCCCAGTTGGCCACCCATGGACCCTGGAGCACCATCGTGAGGCGCTCGCTGAGGAACGGGTTCTGGGCGCCCTCGATCGCGCCGGCGGTCGCCTCGAACTTCAGCACTTCCGTGTTGTTCACCCGCGCGCGGTAGTCGGCGATCCAGGTGAACGCGGCGCGGCCGGCCGGCGTATCGACGTGGCACTGCGTGCCGTCCCAGAGGCGGGCATCGAAATAGCACGGGTACACCCAGTGCCACCAGCCGAGCATGCCGGGCGAAACCGTAAAACCGAGCTGCGTCACCTGGCCGGCGTCGTCTTTCTTCGTGAGGCGAAGCGCGTATTCGTTGAGCTCGGCGGTCGTCTCCGGCGGATGGTTTGGGTCGAGGCCGGCCTCCGCGTAGAGTCGGCGGTTATAGAAGAGCGCAAGCGTGAACGGCGTGCTCGGCAGCGCGTACAGCCGGCCCTGGTAGCGGCAGATGTCCAGCCAGATCGGCTCGAACGCGGGCACATCGATGTCGTACTCCCGCACCAGCTCGTCCAGCGGCAGAATCGCGTTTTGCTCGGCGTATTGGGGGACGATGTAGTCGAACAGGCCAGCG is a genomic window containing:
- a CDS encoding extracellular solute-binding protein, coding for MNVRGLILLVVLGVPAALLLALGPREQQAIPADRVIVRYWEKWTGVERQAIERLVTRFNETLGAERGIWVDYNAVSNVDQRMLIATAGGDPPDLAGLFDYIVPQYAEQNAILPLDELVREYDIDVPAFEPIWLDICRYQGRLYALPSTPFTLALFYNRRLYAEAGLDPNHPPETTAELNEYALRLTKKDDAGQVTQLGFTVSPGMLGWWHWVYPCYFDARLWDGTQCHVDTPAGRAAFTWIADYRARVNNTEVLKFEATAGAIEGAQNPFLSERLTMVLQGPWVANWAAKYTPDLDYGVAPFPSVSRERRNVFASADVFVIPRGAKQPHEAMVFLAWLLQQPHLEELCQLHGKVSPFRTPGPDFFAAHPNPHIRVFAEMARSPDAFGYPSMPMWTEASAQLLAMLEDVLRGKSTVDAAVPAGQARVDRIVADYQRKAARHRGGGS